From a region of the Fundulus heteroclitus isolate FHET01 unplaced genomic scaffold, MU-UCD_Fhet_4.1 scaffold_301, whole genome shotgun sequence genome:
- the LOC118559501 gene encoding stonustoxin subunit alpha-like — protein KGTTLWDDKTLQKMTEENSQHGSEFRISASDSLEEKFSLLDVSDSLKASFLGGLIEVGGSAKYLNDQKKSKNQSRVTFQYKATTIFKRLNISTEEMNKTQQIGVIVKSCATHVVTGISYGANAFFVLDSEKLDESSAQEIKGNIRAVINKIFSLSASGKVDLKLSDTEKAVTEKFTCKFYGDLIPESNPVTFEEAVKTYRKVPELLGKNKENTVPVKVWMMPLKNFDPSAAEMTTDLSPGLVRKVQKAREDFHKLNIRCNDCLEGSFVFPKIKERLESFQEQCKIYEGKLLDVIAKKITSIRAGEEDETELLKILVDSEKSHFSSENLMKWMINIEREVSVITLCLKEMKGAKIVQSEAELVEEFLNPEVQDVLSFVFTSLETTDPYLDKMKDYLDPQAMKASEDMDQSTNELPPFPQVDLLNMTRKAEEFGTFVKGLKNNNKFRFLVAVIKNKQHQGATIYHYRNRRLLMEDFSKPDVCDVEKATDRRDLIWYACDLTFDPDTINGHLTLSQGNKKLMHGYPQSYPDHPERFDALPQVLCKESLTGRHYWEVELSTDKGRDAAAAVCYKGIHRKSNTGWDGIGWNTISWSLGHKWEPQPIFYAEHNSNNRPDNAICYPLPHTGCVRLGVFLDWPAGTLSYYIVAGEKLSHIHTFHTRFSEPVYPCFKIWPKNSYILLCF, from the exons AAAGGTACCACACTCTGGGATGACAAAACTCTCCAAAAGATGACTGAAGAGAACTCCCAGCATGGCAGTGAGTTTAGAATCAGCGCTTCTGATTCCTTGGAGGAGAAGTTCTCTCTGCTGGACGTCAGTGACTCTCTGAAGGCCAGCTTCCTGGGTGGTTTGATTGAAGTTGGGGGATCTGCAAAGTATCTAAATGATCAGAAGAAATCCAAAAATCAAAGCAGAgtcacatttcagtacaaagctACCACCATTTTTAAACGGCTAAACATTTCTACTGAggaaatgaataaaacacagcagattgGTGTTATTGTGAAGAGCTGTGCCACACATGTTGTCACCGGCATCTCTTATGGTGCAAATGCTTTCTTTGTGCTGGACAGTGAGAAGTTAGATGAGAGCAGTGCTCAAGAGATCAAAGGCAACATTAGAGCTGTGATAAATAAGATTTTCAGTTTAAGTGCAAGTGGGAAAGTTGACCTCAAACTGTCTGATACAGAAAAGGCGGTGACAGAAAAATTCACCTGCAAGTTTTACGGAGACTTAATTCCTGAAAGCAACCCTGTGACGTTTGAAGAAGCAGTGAAAACGTACAGAAAAGTTCCAGAACTTCTtggaaagaacaaagaaaacactGTTCCAGTAAAGGTCTGGATGATGCCGCTGAAGAACTTTGATCCGTCAGCAGCTGAGATGACGACTGACCTCAGCCCTGGTCTTGTGAGAAAAGTTCAAAAAGCCCGGGAAGATTTCCACAAACTCAACATCAGATGCAACGATTGTCTTGAAGGCAGCTTTGTGTTCCCAAAAATCAAAGAAAGGTTGGAGAGTTTCCAAGAACAGTGTAAAATCTATGAAGGGAAACTTCTGGATGTGATTGCAAAAAAGATTACGTCCATCAGGGCAGGAGAAGAAGATGAGACGGAGTTGTTGAAGATCCTGGTTGACAGTGAAAAGTCTCATTTTAGTAGTGAGAATCTAATGAAGTGGATGATTAATATTGAGAGAGAAGTCAGTGTAATCACTTTGTGTTTAAAGGAAATGAAGGGAGCAAAGATAGTCCAAAGTGAGGCAGAGTTGGTGGAGGAGTTTCTTAATCCTGAAGTCCAGGATGTCCTCAGCTTTGTTTTCACTTCTCTGGAAACTACAGATCCTTATCTTGATAAAATGAAGGACTACCTGGATCCTCAGGCTATGAAGGCTTCTGAGGACATGGATCAATCCACAAATGAACTACCACCCTTCCCACAAGTAGATTTACTTAATATGACAAGAAAAGCTGAAGAATTTGGTACATTTGTTAAAGGtttaaagaacaacaataaGTTCAGATTCCTTGTAGCGGTCATAAAAAATAAGCAACACCAAGGAGCAACCATCTACCACTACAGGAATAGGAGGCTGCTCATGGAAGACTTCTCCAAACCAGATGTCTGTGATGTGGAAAAAGCAACAGATAGAAGAGATCTGATTTGGT ATGCTTGTGATCTGACCTTTGATCCAGACACAATAAATGGACATCTTACTCTTTCTCAAGGAAACAAGAAGTTGATGCATGGATATCCACAGTCCTATCCTGATCACCCTGAGAGATTTGATGCTTTACCTCAGGTTCTGTGTAAGGAGTCACTGACTGGACGGCATTACTGGGAGGTGGAGCTGAGCACCGACAAAGGcagagatgctgctgctgctgtgtgttaTAAAGGAATACACAGAAAGTCGAACACGGGATGGGATGGGATTGGATGGAATACCATAAGCTGGTCATTGGGCCACAAGTGGGAACCCCAACCGATTTTCTATGCTGAGCATAACTCAAACAACCGACCAGATAATGCAATTTGTTACCCTCTACCGCACACTGGCTGCGTACGCCTAGGAGTTTTTCTGGATTGGCCTGCAGGCACTTTGTCCTACTACATAGTCGCAGGGGAAAAACTGAGTCACATTCACACTTTCCACACCAGATTCTCAGAGCCTGTGTACCCATGTTTCAAGATCTGGCCTAAAAACAGTTACATCCTCCTGTGTTTCTAA